One window of Leopardus geoffroyi isolate Oge1 chromosome B3, O.geoffroyi_Oge1_pat1.0, whole genome shotgun sequence genomic DNA carries:
- the CB3H14orf119 gene encoding uncharacterized protein C14orf119 homolog — translation MPLESSSSSMPLSFPTPLPSVPDSITNSSPPPMSYITSQEMKCILHWFASWSGPQRERFLQDLVAKAVPGKLQPLLEGLEQLSVSGANRPPCIFECQLRLWDQWFRGWAEQERNEFVRQLEVSEPDFVAKFYQAVAATAGKD, via the coding sequence ATGCCACTGGAATCATCTTCCTCTTCGATGCCACTATCCTTCCCTACTCCCTTACCCTCAGTACCAGACAGTATTACtaactcttccccacccccaatgtCTTACATCACTTCCCAGGAGATGAAGTGTATTCTTCACTGGTTTGCCAGTTGGTCAGGTCCCCAGCGTGAACGTTTCCTACAGGACCTGGTAGCTAAGGCAGTGCCGGGAAAATTACAGCCACTGCTGGAAGGTCTGGAGCAGCTTAGTGTGTCTGGAGCAAACCGACCGCCTTGTATCTTTGAGTGTCAGCTACGTCTTTGGGATCAGTGGTTTCGAGGTTGGGCTGAGCAGGAGCGCAACGAATTTGTCAGGCAGCTGGAGGTCAGTGAGCCAGACTTCGTGGCAAAGTTTTACCAAGCAGTGGCTGCTACAGCTGGTAAAGATTGA
- the LMLN2 gene encoding leishmanolysin-like peptidase 2 codes for MLLLLFLGIAASRCLHDETQKSVSLLRPPLSQLAPDFRSASFTHPGSRDPQPLRIRTCYIRDPVSDGAWDTEGAGRRGVPHALVAARQAARRLQGVLAVQGPLLLSRDPAQYCHAVWGDPDTPNYHRCSLLNPGYKGESCLGVKIPDAHLRGYALWPEQGPPQLVQPDGPGVQNTDFLLYVRIAHTSKCHGEPSIIAYAACCQLDSEDRPLAGTIVYCAQHLASPSLSHSDIITATLHELLHALGFSGQLFKKWRDCPSGPGVPENCSTRPQVTRRDEWGQLLLTTPAVSHSLAKHLGVLGASLGVPLEEEGALSSHWEARLLQGSVMTATFDGARRTRLDPVTLAAFKDSGWYQVNHSAAEELLWGRGSGLEFGLVTTCGAGSSDFFCTGSGLGCHYLHLDKGSCSSDPTLEGCRMYKPLANGSECWKKENGFPPGADNPHGEIYHSQSRCFLANLTSQLLRGDETRRPSQIPHLKEAELTGRCYLHQCTERGAYNVQVEGSPWASCLPGKAIQIPGYHGLLFCPRGRLCQTNEGTNAVTSPPVSLATQDPLFHLSLQLAGPPGHSVGKETLEELTEAVLQALVSRGHTGRCYFHSPSTTTGLVFTVYMWKSSGCHGPSVGMLHRALTLSLQKKPLEVYYGGASFTTEHIKSLVTLDHNSSMTHLGLSMGLCLTLLILVGALGTMAYQRRAILQVAPAASHHSPELQETRGPVEGVREV; via the exons atgttgctgctgctgttcctGGGGATTGCTGCAAGCAGATGCCTACACGATGAGACACAGAAGTCTGTGAGCCTGCTCAGGCCCCCTCTCTCCCAACTTGCCCCAGACTTCCGTTCTGCTTCCTTCACCCACCCTGGCTCTCGTGATCCTCAGCCCCTGAGAATCCGAACCTGCTATATCAGAGATCCTGTATCAGATGGAGCTTGGGATACTGAGGGAGCCGGAAGGAGAGGAGTACCTCATGCCCTGGTGGCTGCCAGACAGGCCGCTAGGCGACTCCAGGGTGTCCTCGCAG TGCAAGGACCCCTGCTTCTGAGTCGAGACCCTGCACAGTACTGCCATGCTGTCTGGGGAgacccagacaccccaaactaCCACAG GTGCAGCCTCTTGAACCCAGGGTACAAAGGAGAGAGTTGCCTGGGAGTAAAG ATCCCTGATGCCCATCTCCGTGGTTACGCACTGTGGCCAGAGCAGGGTCCCCCACAACTGGTCCAGCCAGATGGGCCTGGGGTCCAAAACACTGATTTTCTCCTGTACGTGCGGATTGCCCACACTTCCAAGTGCCATGGAGAG CCTTCTATCATAGCCTATGCTGCCTGCTGCCAGCTGGACTCAGAAGACAGGCCCCTTGCTGGTACCATTGTCTACTGTGCCCAACATCTTgccagccccagcctcagccaTAGTGACATCATCACG GCCACACTACATGAATTGCTCCATGCTCTGGGTTTCTCTGGACAGCTCTTCAAGAAGTGGCGGGATTGCCCCTCAGGACCCGGTG TTCCAGAGAACTGTTCTACAAGGCCACAAGTCACAAGGCGTGATGAGTGGGGACAGCTGCTTCTCACTACCCCAGCTGTTAGCCACAGCCTGGCCAAACACTTGGGAGTGCTGGGGGCTTCACTGGGTGTTCCCTTGGAAGAAGAG GGCGCTTTGTCTTCACACTGGGAGGCCCGACTGCTCCAGGGTTCTGTAATGACCGCTACCTTCGATGGTGCCCGGCGCACTCGACTTGATCCCGTCACTCTTGCTGCCTTCAAAGATTCAGGCTGGTACCAAGTCAACCACAGTGCTGCAGAGGAGCTGTTGTGGGGCCGGG GATCTGGCCTGGAATTTGGCCTGGTGACCACATGTGGGGCTGGCTCCTCAGACTTCTTCTGTACTGGCAG CGGACTGGGCTGCCACTACCTGCACCTGGACAAGGGGAGCTGTTCCTCAGACCCCACGCTGGAAGGCTGCCGCATGTACAAGCCCCTGGCCAATGGG AGTGAATgctggaagaaggaaaatggattCCCACCTGGGGCAGACAACCCCCACGGGGAAATTTACCATTCCCAGAGTCGTTGCTTCCTTGCCAACCTCACTTCACAACTGCTCCGTGGGGACGAGACCAGGCGTCCCTCTCAGATCCCACACCTGAAGGAAGCAGAGCTCACTGGCCGCTGCTACTTACATCAATGCACAGAAAGGGGAGCATACAACGTGCAGGTAGAGGGGTCACCCTGGGCCTCATGCCTTCCTGGAAAGGCTATTCAG ATACCTGGGTACCATGGTCTTCTCTTCTGTCCCCGGGGTCGGCTGTGTCAAACAAATGAAGGTACCAATGCTGTTACTTCCCCGCCTGTGAGTCTTGCCACCCAAGACCCGTTATTCCATCTGTCTTTGCAATTAGCTGGGCCCCCAGGCCACTCTGTGGGGAAAGAAACGCTAGAAGAGCTGACTGAAGCAGTACTACAGGCTCTGGTGAGCAGAGGCCACACTGGCAG GTGCTATTTCCACAGCCCCTCCACTACCACTGGACTGGTGTTCACTGTGTACATGTGGAAGTCCTCTGGCTGCCACGGGCCTTCGGTTGGTATGCTGCACAGGGCCCTGACCCTGAGTCTCCAGAAGAAGCCCCTGGAAGTATATTATGGAGGAGCCAGCTTTACCACAGAACACATCAA GTCACTGGTTACCTTGGACCATAATTCCTCCATGACTCATCTAGGGCTGTCCATGGGACTCTGCCTAACACTGCTTATCCTGGTGGGTGCACTGGGAACCATGGCCTATCAGAGAAGAGCTATTCTCCAGGTGGCACCAGCTGCCTCTCACCATTCACCAGAGCTCCAAGAAACAAGGGGCCCAGTTGAAGGAGTAAGAGAGGTGTGA
- the CEBPE gene encoding CCAAT/enhancer-binding protein epsilon: MSHGTYYECEPRAGQQPLEFSGGRAGPGELGDMCEHEASIDLSAYIESGEEQLLSDLFTVKPAPEARGLKGPGTPAFPHYLPPDPRPFAYPPHTFGPDRKALGPGIYSSPGSYDPRAVAVKEEPRGPEGSRGASRGGYNPLQYQVAHCGQTAMHLPPALAAPSQPLRVLKAPVAAAAPPCSPLLKAPSPAGPSHKGKKAVNKDSLEYRLRRERNNIAVRKSRDKAKRRILETQQKVLEYMAENERLRSRVEQLTQELDTLRNLFRQIPEAANLIKGVGGCS; this comes from the exons ATGTCCCACGGGACCTACTACGAGTGTGAGCCCCGGGCTGGCCAGCAGCCACTCGAGTTCTCAGGGGGCAGAGCGGGGCCTGGAGAGCTGGGGGACATGTGTGAGCATGAGGCCTCCATCGACCTCTCCGCCTACATCGAGTCTGGGGAGGAACAGCTCCTCTCTGACCTCTTCACTGTGAAGCCAGCACCTGAGGCCAGAGGGCTTAAGGGACCTGGaacccctgccttcccccactaCCTGCCGCCCGACCCACGGCCCTTCGCCTACCCGCCACATACCTTCGGCCCTGACAGGAAGGCACTGGGGCCTGGCATCTACAGCAGCCCAGGGAGCTACGACCCCAGGGCTGTGGCCGTGAAGGAGGAGCCCCGGGGACCAGAGGGCAGCCGAGGGGCCAGCCGTGGTGGCTACAATCCTCTGCAGTACCAAGTAGCACACTGTGGGCAGACGGCCATgcacctgcccccagccctggcagcgCCCAGCCAGCCCCTGCGCGTCCTCAAG GCCCCTGTGGCCGCCGCCGCACccccctgcagccccctcctCAAGGCGCCATCCCCAGCTGGCCCCTCACACAAAGGCAAGAAGGCGGTGAACAAGGACAGCCTGGAGTACCGGCTTCGGCGGGAGCGGAACAACATTGCTGTGCGCAAGAGCAGGGACAAGGCCAAGAGGCGCATCCTGGAGACGCAACAGAAGGTGCTGGAGTACATGGCAGAGAACGAGCGCCTCCGCAGCCGCGTGGAGCAGCTGACCCAGGAGCTGGACACCCTCCGAAACCTCTTCCGCCAGATCCCCGAGGCTGCCAACCTCATCAAGGGCGTGGGGGGCTGCAGCTGA
- the SLC7A8 gene encoding large neutral amino acids transporter small subunit 2 isoform X2: MGVVQICKGEYFWLEPKNAFENFQEPNIGLIALAFLQGSFAYGGWNFLNYVTEELVDPYKNLPRAIFISIPLVTFVYVFANVAYVTAMSPQELLASNAVAVTFGEKLLGVMAWIMPISVALSTFGGVNGSLFTSSRLFFAGAREGHLPSVLAMIHVKRCTPIPALLFTCISTLLMLVTSDMYTLINYVGFINYLFYGVTIAGQIVLRWKKPDIPRPIKINLLFPIIYLLFWAFLLIFSLLSEPVVCGTGLAIMLTGVPVYFLGVYWQHKPKCFNNFIELLTLVSQKMCVVVYPEVEGGSGTEELNEDTEEQRQPIYQPTACKDKDSEQPQP, translated from the exons ATGGGAGTTGTACAGATCTGCAAAG GAGAGTATTTCTGGCTGGAGCCAAAGAACGCATTTGAGAATTTCCAAGAACCCAACATCGGCCTCATCGCGCTGGCTTTCCTTCAGGGCTCCTTTGCCTACGGAGGCTGGAACTTTCTTAATTACGTGACTGAGGAACTTGTTGATCCCTACAA GAACCTTCCCAGAGCCATCTTCATCTCCATCCCACTGGTCACATTTGTGTATGTCTTTGCCAATGTCGCTTATGTCACTGCAATGTCCCCTCAGGAGCTGCTGGCATCAAACGCAGTCGCTGTG ACTTTTGGAGAGAAGCTCCTAGGGGTCATGGCCTGGATCATGCCCATTTCTGTTGCCCTGTCCACATTTGGAGGAGTAAATGGGTCTCTCTTCACCTCTTCCCG GCTCTTCTTTGCTGGAGCCAGGGAAGGCCACCTTCCCAGTGTGTTGGCCATGATCCATGTGAAGCGCTGCACTCCAATCCCAGCCTTGCTCTTCACA TGCATCTCAACTCTGCTGATGCTGGTCACCAGCGATATGTACACACTCATCAACTACGTGGGCTTCATCAACTACCTCTTCTATGGAGTCACAATTGCTGGACAGATAGTTCTTCGCTGGAAGAAGCCTGACATCCCCCGCCCTATCAAG ATCAACCTGCTGTTCCCCATCATCTACTTGTTGTTCTGGGCCTTCCTGCTGATCTTTAGCCTGTTGTCGGAGCCTGTGGTGTGTGGCACTGGCCTGGCCATCATGCTGACAGGAGTGCCCGTCTATTTCCTGGGTGTTTACTGGCAACACAAGCCCAAGTGTTTCAATAACTTCATTG AGCTGCTAACCCTGGTGAGCCAGAAGATGTGTGTGGTTGTGTACCCCGAGGTGGAGGGGGGCTCAGGGACAGAGGAGCTaaatgaggacacagaagaaCAGCGGCAGCCCATCTACCAACCCACTGCCTGCAAGGACAAGGACTCGGAGCAGCCCCAGCCCTGA
- the SLC7A8 gene encoding large neutral amino acids transporter small subunit 2 isoform X3, producing MGQLFQCSLGHPGSRHFHSWEAPGPGPDHHHGSCTDLQRNLPRAIFISIPLVTFVYVFANVAYVTAMSPQELLASNAVAVTFGEKLLGVMAWIMPISVALSTFGGVNGSLFTSSRLFFAGAREGHLPSVLAMIHVKRCTPIPALLFTCISTLLMLVTSDMYTLINYVGFINYLFYGVTIAGQIVLRWKKPDIPRPIKINLLFPIIYLLFWAFLLIFSLLSEPVVCGTGLAIMLTGVPVYFLGVYWQHKPKCFNNFIELLTLVSQKMCVVVYPEVEGGSGTEELNEDTEEQRQPIYQPTACKDKDSEQPQP from the exons ATGGGTCAACTGTTCCAGTGTTCGCTGGGCCACCCGGGTTCAAGACATTTTCACAGCTGGGAAgctcctggccctggccctgatCATCATCATGGGAGTTGTACAGATCTGCAAAG GAACCTTCCCAGAGCCATCTTCATCTCCATCCCACTGGTCACATTTGTGTATGTCTTTGCCAATGTCGCTTATGTCACTGCAATGTCCCCTCAGGAGCTGCTGGCATCAAACGCAGTCGCTGTG ACTTTTGGAGAGAAGCTCCTAGGGGTCATGGCCTGGATCATGCCCATTTCTGTTGCCCTGTCCACATTTGGAGGAGTAAATGGGTCTCTCTTCACCTCTTCCCG GCTCTTCTTTGCTGGAGCCAGGGAAGGCCACCTTCCCAGTGTGTTGGCCATGATCCATGTGAAGCGCTGCACTCCAATCCCAGCCTTGCTCTTCACA TGCATCTCAACTCTGCTGATGCTGGTCACCAGCGATATGTACACACTCATCAACTACGTGGGCTTCATCAACTACCTCTTCTATGGAGTCACAATTGCTGGACAGATAGTTCTTCGCTGGAAGAAGCCTGACATCCCCCGCCCTATCAAG ATCAACCTGCTGTTCCCCATCATCTACTTGTTGTTCTGGGCCTTCCTGCTGATCTTTAGCCTGTTGTCGGAGCCTGTGGTGTGTGGCACTGGCCTGGCCATCATGCTGACAGGAGTGCCCGTCTATTTCCTGGGTGTTTACTGGCAACACAAGCCCAAGTGTTTCAATAACTTCATTG AGCTGCTAACCCTGGTGAGCCAGAAGATGTGTGTGGTTGTGTACCCCGAGGTGGAGGGGGGCTCAGGGACAGAGGAGCTaaatgaggacacagaagaaCAGCGGCAGCCCATCTACCAACCCACTGCCTGCAAGGACAAGGACTCGGAGCAGCCCCAGCCCTGA